From Polynucleobacter difficilis, a single genomic window includes:
- a CDS encoding bactofilin family protein, with protein MADNNPKGSLFVGEGVIVKGTFEVPEMAVVAGLVEGELNTKEVLVDTSGIVNGRINAEIVEVRGEVTQGLHVTNHLNVRSSAKITGLTQYAEMSVEKGAKLSGELRVIDSVVSSTSYSPSSTPSYQNMDSSDTE; from the coding sequence ATGGCGGATAACAATCCAAAAGGATCTCTTTTTGTTGGCGAAGGCGTCATTGTTAAAGGTACATTTGAGGTGCCAGAAATGGCTGTCGTTGCCGGACTAGTCGAAGGTGAGCTCAATACAAAAGAGGTTTTAGTAGACACCTCGGGTATTGTGAATGGGCGAATCAATGCGGAAATAGTCGAAGTTAGAGGCGAAGTGACCCAAGGTCTTCACGTAACTAATCACCTGAATGTTCGCTCCAGCGCAAAAATTACTGGCCTCACCCAATACGCTGAAATGAGCGTTGAAAAAGGGGCGAAGCTAAGTGGTGAGCTCAGGGTGATCGACTCCGTTGTGTCATCCACAAGCTACTCGCCATCCAGCACCCCAAGTTATCAGAATATGGACTCTAGCGACACCGAGTAA
- a CDS encoding GGDEF domain-containing protein: MALSKTNTQPLTSNLVDPDPAKAAEQFKRHLAYLQEILQGTNRQAMIACLTQDSSTTPFQRRMLMEFLDGVHKTGSANRDELTGMLTRSSLLDRYSKKSPSTNNKKTALTLYFIDLDGFKRVNDQHGHAIGDQVLTAVGARIQGAIRPADMAVRWGGDEFIVVFEDVHEPEVVIQLAARLLRIITAPLHLSSEQSIEVILGASIGIAIGADGTTSISDLIDQADRAMYQAKKSGVNSIHIFP, from the coding sequence ATGGCACTCAGCAAAACCAACACCCAACCCTTGACTAGCAATTTAGTGGATCCTGATCCAGCCAAAGCTGCAGAGCAATTTAAACGCCACCTAGCGTATTTGCAGGAGATTCTGCAAGGAACAAATCGTCAGGCCATGATTGCGTGTTTAACTCAGGACTCGAGTACGACGCCATTTCAGCGGCGCATGCTGATGGAATTTCTGGATGGGGTGCATAAGACCGGATCCGCTAATCGCGATGAATTAACTGGAATGTTGACGCGGTCCAGTCTTTTGGATCGCTACTCCAAAAAGAGCCCTTCCACAAATAACAAGAAAACTGCCTTAACCCTCTACTTTATCGATTTGGACGGGTTTAAGCGCGTCAACGATCAGCACGGACATGCAATTGGTGACCAGGTTTTGACTGCAGTTGGCGCCCGCATTCAGGGCGCGATCAGACCCGCCGATATGGCGGTGCGCTGGGGGGGTGATGAATTTATCGTGGTATTTGAGGACGTGCACGAACCAGAGGTGGTAATCCAGCTGGCCGCTCGCTTGCTCAGAATCATCACCGCACCCTTGCACTTAAGCTCTGAGCAATCGATCGAGGTCATATTGGGCGCCAGTATTGGCATTGCAATTGGAGCCGACGGAACAACATCCATTAGCGATTTAATTGATCAAGCTGATCGAGCAATGTACCAAGCAAAAAAATCGGGAGTAAACAGCATTCACATTTTTCCGTGA
- a CDS encoding Coenzyme F420 hydrogenase/dehydrogenase, beta subunit C-terminal domain, with the protein MHDSAVNQVAPYRDLCTDCGVSRSSDPKRCGSACQFIQPDYPSFETAVHGRPRNLIESDEVFFGPYLSMARAQMKEPLAGAQWTGIITRIGELLLEKGIVDAVVTVTGDSQDRWKPVPIIVTKAADMAQCRGMRMGYAPVVQYLELAKQAGHKKVAMIGIPCQVYAARALEQELGFEQLLIVGSPCSDNTTTEHFHHFLSLLSKDPDSITYLEFRADYKVELRFKNGTKQEIPFLNLPLSDLPSDFFPLTCKTCVDYVNALSDITVGYMAGTGAQWVIVRNPRGQAVLDLIAPELILEPVTTAGKRISAVQGFMKNVKLAAGGLPVNRMPNFLRPIMAWVMPRFGPRGLEFAKARVEMKGIESVLHLRQMAPHKIKNMVPNHVWAITDKYGLSPESTEKIK; encoded by the coding sequence ATGCACGACAGCGCCGTAAATCAAGTCGCACCCTATCGGGATTTATGCACTGACTGCGGCGTATCGCGCAGCAGTGATCCCAAGCGCTGCGGCTCTGCCTGTCAGTTTATTCAGCCGGACTATCCCAGCTTCGAAACCGCAGTGCATGGTCGCCCGCGCAATCTGATTGAATCCGATGAGGTCTTTTTCGGGCCTTACCTCAGCATGGCGCGGGCGCAGATGAAAGAGCCTCTAGCGGGAGCGCAGTGGACCGGCATCATCACGCGCATTGGTGAGTTGCTGCTTGAAAAAGGGATTGTGGATGCCGTGGTGACGGTAACAGGTGATTCCCAGGACCGCTGGAAACCCGTGCCCATTATTGTGACCAAGGCAGCCGATATGGCCCAGTGCCGCGGTATGCGCATGGGCTACGCACCCGTAGTGCAGTACCTCGAACTAGCCAAACAAGCCGGTCACAAAAAAGTAGCGATGATTGGCATTCCGTGTCAGGTGTATGCAGCGCGCGCATTGGAGCAGGAGCTGGGTTTTGAACAACTCCTGATTGTGGGCTCACCCTGTTCAGACAATACGACGACTGAACACTTCCATCACTTTTTAAGTTTGTTGAGCAAAGATCCCGATAGCATTACTTACTTGGAATTTCGGGCGGACTACAAAGTCGAATTGCGTTTTAAAAATGGCACGAAACAAGAGATCCCCTTTCTGAATTTGCCCTTATCCGATTTACCCAGCGATTTTTTTCCGCTGACGTGCAAGACCTGCGTGGATTACGTCAATGCCTTATCGGATATCACGGTGGGCTATATGGCCGGTACCGGAGCGCAGTGGGTGATTGTGCGCAATCCGCGCGGACAAGCTGTGCTGGATTTGATCGCTCCTGAATTAATACTCGAGCCAGTCACTACTGCGGGTAAACGCATCTCGGCAGTGCAAGGTTTCATGAAAAACGTCAAATTAGCCGCTGGAGGCTTACCCGTTAACCGCATGCCCAATTTTTTGCGTCCGATCATGGCCTGGGTCATGCCCCGATTTGGTCCTCGTGGACTGGAATTTGCTAAAGCCCGTGTTGAGATGAAGGGTATAGAGTCGGTTTTGCACTTGCGGCAAATGGCGCCCCACAAAATCAAGAACATGGTTCCCAATCACGTTTGGGCAATTACAGATAAGTATGGGTTAAGCCCTGAATCGACTGAAAAAATAAAGTAA
- a CDS encoding helix-turn-helix domain-containing protein, protein MSPVKNTPMPDILGSALKAARESRRYERNELASLCCLSAKMITELEEGGMSSFYSYPLKINAAKRVGTLLNLAESYYLNYPRAAIVTTEENEEASLASGIKNERNGSVSSKKTPLSAQDSVSTTDAVDSAITERLEWQELLTEKVGGDLAEANSRGGFRFPVKSIAFLSLGVVIAGVVFSLNSKYDIAYQVAALLDREPKPHEMLPVEPPKVASDEAKTEVQNPPAEASQEVKPPEATAVAASQCPYKQDAQLLSYQSPNPTKLGDVVNLKTLIKQTFCFIDGSGKQLVIALEANTAHAFKGVAPFTVLGQDLDSVEMFYQGWRVRLPNVGSKQVKLVEVNL, encoded by the coding sequence ATGTCGCCAGTAAAAAACACCCCAATGCCAGATATTCTTGGATCCGCACTAAAGGCGGCTAGGGAGTCACGCCGGTATGAACGTAATGAGTTAGCAAGCTTATGCTGTTTATCCGCCAAAATGATCACCGAGTTGGAAGAAGGGGGGATGAGTTCCTTCTACAGCTATCCGCTAAAAATCAATGCGGCCAAACGCGTTGGTACGCTGCTAAATCTTGCGGAATCGTATTACCTCAATTACCCACGCGCAGCTATTGTGACAACGGAAGAGAATGAAGAAGCTTCCTTAGCGAGTGGGATTAAAAATGAGCGTAATGGCAGCGTATCCTCTAAAAAGACCCCTCTGTCTGCGCAAGACAGTGTATCGACGACTGATGCCGTTGATTCTGCAATCACAGAGCGATTGGAGTGGCAGGAGCTGTTGACAGAAAAAGTGGGCGGGGATTTAGCGGAGGCAAATAGTCGGGGTGGATTTCGCTTTCCAGTGAAGTCGATCGCCTTTCTTTCCCTTGGGGTTGTAATTGCGGGAGTCGTATTCAGCTTGAACTCAAAATACGATATCGCATATCAAGTTGCTGCACTGCTTGATCGAGAGCCAAAGCCACACGAAATGCTTCCCGTAGAGCCACCAAAGGTAGCTAGCGATGAGGCGAAGACCGAGGTGCAAAATCCGCCTGCCGAAGCAAGTCAAGAAGTCAAACCCCCTGAGGCGACTGCGGTGGCTGCCAGCCAGTGCCCCTATAAGCAGGATGCGCAGTTGCTCAGCTACCAATCCCCAAACCCAACGAAGCTTGGTGATGTTGTTAATCTGAAAACACTGATTAAGCAGACATTCTGTTTTATCGATGGTAGCGGTAAACAACTTGTAATTGCTTTAGAGGCAAATACTGCTCATGCTTTTAAGGGCGTAGCGCCTTTTACGGTTCTTGGTCAAGATTTAGACAGTGTTGAAATGTTTTATCAGGGCTGGCGAGTACGGCTGCCAAACGTAGGGTCGAAGCAAGTGAAGTTAGTCGAGGTTAATTTATAG
- the hemA gene encoding glutamyl-tRNA reductase — translation MKLLNLGVNHHTAPIDIRESVAVAPEVLRDALLDLRAYLKGTNAASSPEVAILSTCNRMEIYCAANDLDYTDNHLEAKAIDWLVAQKNMHHHELKPYIYSAKENMAVKHAFRVGCGLDSMVLGETQILGQMKQAVQHADEVGTLGSYLKPLFNKTFSIAKAVRGNTKIGSQSVSMASAAVRLSERIFGDIANSKVLFIGAGEMISLCANHFATRKPKQITISNRTLDKGHELAAVFTQQGIATEVFALQDLPSQLHQFDIVVSCTASSLPIIGMGMIKTALKARNRRPMVLIDLAVPRDVEPEIKSIRDIYLYSVDDLGEVVQAGQDSRLQAVSEAESIIDQGVSEFYESLERRTVVPIIQSLQESTEQFKQIELEKARRRLAKGDDPMDVMATMAQALANKLMHAPIHALKTSPANELNDFKKIIASMYGQK, via the coding sequence ATGAAACTACTCAACCTAGGCGTAAACCACCACACCGCACCGATTGATATTCGGGAGAGTGTGGCCGTAGCGCCTGAGGTTTTGCGCGATGCCTTGCTGGATTTACGGGCCTATCTCAAAGGTACCAATGCAGCGAGCTCGCCTGAGGTGGCGATTTTGTCGACCTGCAATCGCATGGAAATCTATTGCGCTGCCAATGATTTGGATTACACCGACAATCACCTAGAAGCCAAAGCGATTGATTGGCTCGTGGCGCAAAAAAACATGCACCACCATGAACTCAAGCCCTATATTTACTCTGCCAAAGAGAATATGGCAGTAAAGCATGCCTTCCGAGTGGGCTGCGGCCTGGATTCGATGGTGCTGGGTGAAACCCAAATTCTGGGGCAGATGAAACAAGCGGTGCAGCACGCCGATGAGGTAGGCACCCTAGGTTCTTATTTAAAGCCGTTATTCAATAAGACCTTCTCGATTGCCAAAGCGGTTCGGGGCAATACGAAAATTGGTAGCCAGTCGGTATCCATGGCGAGCGCCGCGGTGCGCTTAAGTGAACGTATTTTTGGCGATATTGCCAATAGCAAAGTACTCTTTATCGGCGCCGGTGAGATGATCTCCTTGTGCGCCAATCATTTTGCAACCCGCAAGCCCAAGCAAATTACGATTTCCAATCGCACCCTCGATAAGGGCCATGAATTAGCTGCTGTGTTTACGCAGCAAGGCATCGCTACCGAGGTATTTGCTTTGCAGGACCTGCCAAGCCAATTACATCAGTTTGATATTGTTGTTTCCTGTACTGCCAGCTCCTTACCCATCATCGGTATGGGCATGATTAAAACCGCATTGAAGGCGCGTAATCGCCGGCCAATGGTCTTAATTGATTTAGCGGTGCCGCGCGATGTGGAGCCAGAAATTAAATCGATTCGCGACATTTACTTGTATTCCGTAGATGATTTGGGTGAGGTAGTGCAAGCCGGGCAAGACAGCCGCTTGCAAGCCGTATCCGAAGCAGAGTCGATTATTGATCAGGGCGTGAGTGAGTTTTATGAATCCCTGGAGCGCCGTACCGTTGTGCCGATTATTCAGTCTTTGCAAGAATCAACCGAGCAGTTTAAGCAAATTGAATTGGAAAAAGCCCGCCGGCGTTTGGCCAAGGGCGATGATCCGATGGATGTGATGGCGACGATGGCGCAGGCCTTAGCGAATAAGTTAATGCATGCGCCAATTCATGCCTTAAAAACATCCCCCGCCAATGAATTGAATGATTTCAAAAAAATTATCGCCAGTATGTATGGCCAAAAATAG
- a CDS encoding cobalamin B12-binding domain-containing protein has protein sequence MNLLRLVDLAREKLVIKTKPVSSAPDAINNSQRNAWADCLTNDAPIDGGANTPIESHPLSKACTPEEYLSSLVKTIEGNILPHIVEHHLKADRLENGQLNVPAHPSIDSAHIDQLLILLLQDDATPSANYVKELFANGIELEEIYLNLLTPVARKLGEQWESDEADFTQVTVALWRIKQLMYDLSPVFQEYAEYKQQGKSVMLVPLPGSQHTLGLFMVSEFFARAGWRVWGELAATEADILRMAKTQWFDVIGLSASVREQFPDLKRMIMEVRSVSLNPHVGIMIGSPVFNQNPELVEDLGADMVGVDAVDALEKATFHVEQHKK, from the coding sequence ATGAACCTTCTAAGGTTAGTTGATTTAGCGCGCGAGAAATTGGTTATCAAAACCAAGCCGGTATCTAGTGCGCCCGATGCAATCAATAACAGCCAGCGCAATGCATGGGCCGATTGCTTGACCAATGATGCGCCGATTGATGGGGGTGCGAACACCCCAATTGAATCGCATCCCTTATCGAAGGCATGTACCCCGGAAGAGTATTTAAGTTCTTTGGTGAAAACAATTGAAGGCAATATCCTGCCGCACATTGTGGAGCATCACTTAAAGGCCGATCGATTAGAAAACGGCCAACTCAATGTGCCAGCGCATCCCAGTATTGACAGTGCGCACATTGATCAGCTTTTAATCTTACTTTTGCAAGACGACGCCACCCCTTCAGCAAACTACGTTAAAGAATTGTTTGCGAATGGCATTGAGCTGGAAGAGATTTACCTGAACTTACTCACGCCAGTGGCGCGCAAGCTCGGCGAACAATGGGAAAGTGACGAAGCGGACTTTACGCAAGTCACGGTAGCGCTGTGGCGCATTAAGCAATTAATGTATGACCTGAGCCCCGTTTTTCAGGAGTACGCCGAGTACAAGCAACAAGGCAAGAGCGTGATGTTAGTCCCTTTGCCTGGTTCGCAGCACACCTTAGGCCTCTTTATGGTGTCCGAGTTTTTTGCGCGCGCAGGCTGGCGCGTGTGGGGTGAGCTTGCCGCAACTGAAGCCGATATTTTGCGCATGGCCAAGACGCAGTGGTTTGATGTGATTGGTTTATCCGCCAGCGTGCGCGAGCAATTTCCGGATCTCAAACGCATGATCATGGAAGTGCGATCGGTATCGCTCAACCCCCATGTCGGCATCATGATTGGTAGCCCGGTGTTTAATCAAAACCCCGAATTGGTTGAGGATTTGGGCGCGGATATGGTTGGAGTGGATGCCGTAGACGCCTTAGAAAAAGCCACCTTTCATGTGGAGCAGCATAAAAAGTAA
- a CDS encoding bactofilin family protein encodes MKMFKKSQSIKFLQPTMESFETIVGPATEVHGRLVANESLRIDGRVIGNIEARQGKSVSIALGKTGVVQGDIFAFRVLVAGRVEGNIYATERVELHEGAEVRGDITYGQLGIEHGAKLNGLMISTNGESPQGSTDSAAIFQANWSKIKSS; translated from the coding sequence ATGAAAATGTTCAAAAAATCCCAATCTATTAAGTTCTTGCAGCCCACCATGGAGTCCTTCGAGACCATAGTAGGGCCAGCAACCGAGGTGCATGGCAGATTAGTTGCTAATGAGAGTCTGCGAATCGACGGGCGCGTCATTGGCAATATCGAAGCGCGCCAGGGCAAAAGCGTCAGTATTGCGCTAGGTAAAACGGGCGTAGTTCAGGGTGATATTTTTGCATTTCGAGTGCTGGTTGCTGGGCGCGTAGAGGGTAATATTTACGCTACCGAGCGCGTCGAATTGCATGAAGGTGCAGAAGTACGAGGGGATATTACGTATGGCCAGCTGGGAATTGAACACGGCGCTAAGTTAAATGGCTTGATGATTTCCACAAACGGCGAAAGTCCACAGGGATCTACTGACTCCGCAGCAATCTTTCAAGCAAATTGGAGCAAAATAAAAAGTAGCTAA
- a CDS encoding pseudouridine synthase, producing MAKPLTLEKILFSQGFGTRRYCSDLVYADLVEVNGVLADDPEIKMDPEGLVLRVEGMDWVYHEKAYIAFNKPANYECSHKTKHHPSVYSLLPRPLIERAVQCVGRLDQDTTGLLLLSDDGQFIHRMTTPKKNIGKVYEITAAEPITQKQIDHLLNGVVLDDDPSPCFAKACVLMDERRLAMTIVEGRYHQVKRMLAAVGNHVAALHRSSIGNYGMPADLKEGQWRWIDPHEMALLAQPIE from the coding sequence ATGGCCAAACCCCTTACGCTCGAAAAAATACTCTTTAGCCAAGGCTTTGGTACTCGCCGCTATTGCAGTGATTTGGTGTATGCCGATTTAGTCGAGGTCAACGGCGTCCTTGCCGATGATCCTGAAATCAAAATGGACCCAGAAGGCCTGGTGCTACGGGTTGAAGGCATGGATTGGGTTTATCACGAAAAAGCCTATATCGCGTTTAATAAGCCTGCTAATTACGAATGCTCCCATAAGACCAAGCATCACCCGAGTGTCTATAGCCTCTTACCAAGACCCTTAATTGAACGAGCAGTGCAGTGCGTTGGGCGCCTGGATCAAGACACGACCGGTTTATTACTACTCTCGGACGATGGGCAATTTATTCACCGCATGACCACCCCCAAGAAGAACATAGGCAAGGTCTATGAGATCACTGCAGCCGAGCCAATTACCCAAAAGCAAATCGACCATTTACTGAATGGCGTTGTCTTAGATGATGATCCCAGCCCCTGTTTTGCCAAGGCATGCGTTTTGATGGATGAGCGGCGCTTGGCAATGACGATTGTGGAAGGGCGCTACCATCAGGTTAAGCGCATGCTCGCCGCAGTCGGTAATCACGTTGCCGCTCTACATCGTTCCTCAATCGGAAATTACGGCATGCCAGCGGATTTGAAAGAGGGTCAATGGCGCTGGATTGATCCCCATGAAATGGCATTGCTGGCACAGCCGATCGAATAA
- a CDS encoding bactofilin family protein gives MFEFSKKGPMADTQLSYASTVGAGSTIKGNFTHRGNLLLSGHLIGDIHQEEDSAGSNDGYTAVVGKAGFLEGNIYSSHAIIIGRIEGSVYAKGRVEIYPGAIVNGDVTYSQINVHPDAKVNGNLKCLLSDSTEHLASEQADANLNNVLPIKKADGY, from the coding sequence ATGTTCGAATTTTCTAAAAAAGGCCCAATGGCCGACACGCAACTGAGTTATGCCAGCACGGTTGGGGCTGGCTCTACAATTAAGGGCAACTTCACGCACCGTGGGAATTTGCTGTTATCTGGCCACCTGATAGGTGATATACATCAGGAGGAGGATTCTGCTGGATCGAATGATGGCTATACTGCTGTCGTTGGTAAAGCGGGATTTCTCGAGGGCAATATTTACAGCTCCCATGCCATCATTATCGGTCGGATCGAAGGTTCGGTTTATGCAAAGGGCCGTGTTGAAATTTATCCTGGGGCTATCGTGAATGGTGATGTGACGTATTCACAGATTAATGTGCACCCGGATGCCAAGGTCAACGGTAATTTGAAGTGCTTACTTTCGGATTCAACAGAGCATTTGGCTAGCGAACAGGCGGATGCAAATCTAAACAATGTGCTGCCGATAAAAAAGGCGGATGGCTATTAA
- a CDS encoding TspO/MBR family protein has protein sequence MSTTDFLLQKHVLAAAAWVLVVAIAGGLATEVGAWYKALVQPPWKPPDWAFGVVWTCIFIASAFAWLEFWSRGPSTNQKSIVIVLFLLNGAFNILWSVLYFKLHRPDWSMIEAFFLWGSVAAIIVAMIPVSSVAAWLMVPYLVWVSIAMALNWETIRLNGPFA, from the coding sequence ATGAGTACTACCGACTTCCTTCTTCAAAAGCATGTGCTCGCTGCTGCGGCCTGGGTTTTGGTCGTAGCGATTGCGGGCGGGCTTGCGACTGAAGTAGGGGCTTGGTACAAAGCTTTGGTACAGCCACCATGGAAACCACCCGACTGGGCTTTTGGAGTGGTGTGGACCTGCATCTTTATTGCGTCGGCGTTTGCCTGGCTCGAGTTTTGGAGTCGCGGCCCGAGCACCAATCAAAAATCCATCGTGATTGTTTTGTTCCTCTTGAACGGTGCTTTCAATATTTTGTGGAGTGTCTTGTATTTCAAGCTGCACCGTCCTGATTGGTCGATGATCGAAGCATTCTTTTTATGGGGATCGGTCGCTGCCATTATTGTGGCGATGATTCCGGTATCGAGCGTAGCGGCGTGGTTGATGGTGCCGTACTTGGTGTGGGTCTCGATTGCGATGGCCCTCAATTGGGAAACGATTCGCCTCAATGGACCGTTTGCTTAA
- the dxs gene encoding 1-deoxy-D-xylulose-5-phosphate synthase translates to MLKVTNLLETIGSPQDLRDCDPGQLPQLAHDLREYILKSVAKTGGHLSSNLGTVELSLALHYVLNTPEDRIIWDVGHQSYAHKILTGRREGMASLRQFNGISGFPRRSESEFDAFGTAHSSTSISAALGMAVAAKTKGEDRTVVAVIGDGSMSAGMAFEAMNNAGVRKDVPLIVILNDNEMSISPAVGALNRYFAKLISSSAYAVTKRGLDRVLSYAPPLREFAKRLEGHAKGMVGPATIFEEFGFDYYGPIDGHDIHALVATLENINKLAKTEGPQFLHIVTKKGKGYDRAEADPIAYHGPSPFNIEAGIQPSKPSKQTFTQVFGKWLCDMAAADERLIGITPAMREGSGLVEFERRFPERYHDVGIAEQHAVTFAAGIACDGLKPVVAIYSTFLQRGYDQLVHDVALQNLPVVFAIDRAGMVGADGATHAGAFDIAYLRCLPNMLVMTPANARECRDMLTTGFTFDGPSAIRYPRGSGQGPDAGTSLEAMAIGKGQVERSIQGNPAKRIAFICFGPMLYTAMEVAEAIDATVVNMRFVKPLDEELLKSIASSHDGIVFVEDSCVMGGAGSACLEYLAEQDIQVSALQIGLPDQFTEHGDIPSLMELYGISAKQIEARVRTRFAIEACTTAP, encoded by the coding sequence ATGCTCAAAGTAACCAATCTTTTAGAGACCATTGGATCCCCGCAGGATCTTAGAGACTGCGATCCAGGTCAACTGCCGCAGCTCGCGCATGATTTACGGGAATACATCTTAAAGTCGGTTGCTAAAACGGGTGGACACCTGTCATCCAATTTAGGCACGGTAGAACTTAGCTTAGCACTGCACTATGTACTCAATACCCCAGAAGATCGGATTATTTGGGATGTGGGTCATCAGAGTTACGCGCACAAGATATTGACCGGTCGCCGCGAGGGCATGGCCAGTTTGCGCCAGTTCAATGGCATTTCGGGATTTCCACGGCGTTCTGAAAGTGAGTTTGATGCCTTTGGTACCGCGCATTCGTCGACTAGTATTTCAGCGGCATTGGGCATGGCGGTTGCGGCTAAGACTAAAGGCGAAGATCGTACAGTAGTGGCGGTGATTGGCGATGGCTCCATGAGTGCAGGCATGGCCTTTGAAGCGATGAATAACGCTGGCGTGCGCAAAGATGTGCCGCTGATCGTGATTCTGAATGACAACGAGATGTCGATTTCACCTGCGGTGGGCGCGCTCAATCGTTACTTTGCAAAACTGATTAGTAGTTCAGCTTATGCCGTCACCAAGCGCGGCCTGGATCGCGTCCTGTCGTATGCACCGCCGCTGCGGGAGTTTGCTAAGCGGCTCGAAGGGCATGCCAAAGGCATGGTTGGGCCAGCTACCATCTTTGAAGAATTTGGTTTTGACTACTACGGCCCGATTGATGGGCATGACATTCATGCTCTCGTTGCTACGCTCGAGAATATTAATAAGCTGGCTAAAACCGAAGGCCCGCAGTTCTTACACATTGTCACCAAAAAGGGCAAAGGCTACGATCGCGCTGAGGCCGATCCGATTGCTTACCATGGCCCCAGCCCGTTTAATATTGAAGCCGGAATACAGCCCAGTAAGCCGTCCAAACAAACCTTCACTCAGGTATTTGGTAAGTGGTTGTGCGATATGGCGGCAGCCGATGAGCGCTTGATTGGCATTACGCCGGCAATGCGCGAAGGCTCTGGCCTAGTGGAATTTGAGCGCCGCTTTCCAGAGCGTTACCACGATGTCGGTATTGCCGAGCAACATGCCGTAACGTTTGCTGCCGGTATTGCCTGTGATGGATTAAAACCCGTTGTCGCGATTTACTCCACCTTCTTACAACGCGGCTACGATCAGTTGGTGCACGATGTAGCCTTGCAAAATCTACCCGTAGTCTTTGCGATTGATCGGGCCGGTATGGTCGGTGCGGATGGCGCCACGCATGCCGGTGCATTTGATATTGCTTATTTACGCTGTTTACCCAATATGCTGGTGATGACACCGGCCAATGCACGCGAGTGCCGTGACATGCTCACGACGGGCTTTACCTTCGATGGCCCATCGGCGATTCGCTATCCCCGCGGCAGTGGCCAGGGCCCCGATGCAGGAACATCACTTGAGGCGATGGCAATCGGTAAAGGTCAGGTAGAGCGGAGCATTCAAGGTAACCCTGCTAAGCGCATTGCATTCATCTGCTTTGGGCCGATGCTCTATACCGCCATGGAAGTGGCCGAGGCAATCGATGCTACGGTGGTCAATATGCGCTTTGTAAAGCCGCTCGATGAGGAATTACTCAAATCCATTGCATCCAGCCACGATGGCATCGTGTTTGTCGAAGACAGCTGTGTGATGGGTGGCGCTGGTAGTGCCTGTCTAGAGTATTTAGCAGAGCAGGACATTCAAGTATCGGCCTTGCAGATTGGTTTGCCCGATCAATTTACCGAGCACGGCGATATTCCTTCGCTGATGGAGCTGTATGGCATCTCAGCTAAGCAGATTGAAGCTCGGGTGCGCACCCGTTTTGCGATTGAGGCATGCACGACAGCGCCGTAA